One stretch of Nocardia mangyaensis DNA includes these proteins:
- a CDS encoding Rv2175c family DNA-binding protein: MSAFPCSDDVLPDTETIVSLPEAAEILGVPVTAVHQLLRDHQLIAIRRNGVAGIPSRFFDDNDEIVRMLPGLITVMRDGKYSDEEILRWIYTPDDSLPGRPVDALHGDLAREVVRRAAAEPF, encoded by the coding sequence GTGAGTGCCTTCCCCTGCAGCGACGATGTGCTGCCCGACACCGAAACCATCGTCTCGCTTCCCGAGGCCGCCGAAATCCTCGGTGTCCCGGTCACCGCGGTGCACCAACTCCTGCGTGACCATCAGCTCATCGCGATCCGCCGCAACGGCGTCGCGGGCATCCCCTCGCGCTTCTTCGACGACAACGACGAGATCGTCCGCATGCTGCCCGGCCTGATCACGGTGATGCGCGACGGCAAGTACAGCGACGAGGAGATCCTGCGCTGGATCTACACCCCCGACGACTCCCTCCCCGGCCGCCCCGTCGACGCCCTGCACGGCGATCTGGCCCGCGAAGTCGTCCGCCGCGCCGCCGCCGAACCCTTCTGA
- a CDS encoding phytoene/squalene synthase family protein has product MSDRVHLDGGRRRDVDIAPGNLSEAYARCRRITAEHGRTYYLAATLLSAPRRQAVHALYAFARMVDDIVDHANDPAQGLAGHPTGLGRHRSTPHGTADSAFSVVRQLDVIERQLRDALDHGVIDGDPRTLPILAAAVDTITRYEIDHHHFWTFLDAMRMDVPGTATHRTRYATMAELREYMRGSAAAIGLQLLPVLGTVVPVAEAEPAAAALGEAFQLTNFLRDVAEDLDRDRIYLPTEELAAFGVDEAHLREARRTGHTDAPLRRALAHLIAINRDIYRRATPGIDLLDPRVRPAISTARILYAEILDRIEAAEYQVFAARARVPRRRRILVATKGFATATRRR; this is encoded by the coding sequence ATGAGCGATCGCGTTCATCTCGACGGGGGCAGGCGCCGAGACGTCGACATCGCTCCAGGCAACCTGAGCGAGGCGTACGCGCGCTGTCGCCGGATCACCGCCGAACACGGACGCACCTACTACCTGGCGGCCACGCTGCTGTCCGCGCCACGCCGCCAGGCCGTGCACGCGCTGTACGCCTTCGCCCGGATGGTCGACGACATCGTCGATCACGCGAACGACCCCGCCCAGGGCCTCGCCGGGCACCCGACTGGCCTCGGTCGGCACCGCAGCACTCCGCATGGCACTGCCGACTCCGCCTTTTCGGTGGTGCGGCAGCTCGACGTGATCGAGCGACAGCTGCGCGACGCGCTCGACCACGGCGTCATCGACGGCGACCCACGCACCCTGCCGATCCTCGCCGCGGCCGTCGACACCATCACCCGCTACGAGATCGATCACCACCACTTCTGGACGTTCCTCGACGCCATGCGCATGGACGTCCCCGGCACCGCCACCCATCGCACCCGCTACGCCACCATGGCCGAGCTGCGCGAATACATGCGTGGGTCCGCTGCCGCCATCGGCCTGCAGCTGCTGCCCGTCCTCGGCACCGTCGTCCCGGTCGCCGAGGCCGAACCGGCCGCGGCGGCGCTCGGCGAAGCCTTCCAGCTCACCAACTTCCTGCGCGATGTCGCCGAGGATCTCGACCGCGACCGCATCTACCTGCCCACCGAGGAACTGGCCGCATTCGGTGTCGACGAAGCGCACCTGCGCGAAGCCCGCCGCACCGGCCACACCGACGCACCCCTGCGCCGCGCCCTGGCCCACCTGATCGCGATCAACCGCGACATCTACCGCCGCGCCACCCCCGGCATCGACCTGCTCGACCCCCGGGTCCGCCCCGCGATCAGCACCGCCCGCATCCTCTACGCCGAGATCCTCGACCGCATCGAAGCCGCCGAATACCAGGTCTTCGCCGCCAGAGCCCGCGTCCCCCGCCGCCGCCGAATCCTGGTCGCCACCAAGGGCTTCGCCACCGCGACCCGGCGCCGCTGA
- a CDS encoding alpha-(1->6)-mannopyranosyltransferase A, protein MPSGSDPGVRSRLRIASDFARSPEGHAAVLGFFGAIMITVGGFGAGAVRKHDPLLEALHLSWLRFGHGYALSTITIWIGVLLMITAWVRLGRTTIGKNGSQVTLNELRAIVAIWTTPLLFAAPMFSRDVYSYLAQGALLRDGFDPYQVGPVANPGTLLDNVSSVWTTTTAPYGPMFLLIGRAVTMITGDNIIAGTIALRFVMLPGLALMMWAVPYLTKHLGGKPTVALWLAVLNPLVLIHLIGGVHNELLMVGLMCAGIALVLERHHVAGIVVVAIGVAIKATAGVALPFLVWIWILHEKERRAAKRGVTNELDDRKHPDAARPSADMPHPLFVFAKIAGIGFGVFVAVFGAASVIAGVGFGWVTALQGSNKIINWLSLPTILAHMVTWVTPLDLDSVLWVTRKLCQVALVVLLVATWWRFRHSEREAVMGIVIAFVAIVLLSPAALPWYYSWPLALAAGFALSTTTLMWLVGLCTWLMLVFQPDGSIGLYNFWHVALATFAAIVAALSLRTVDPLHLRSASSKPDLREPAPAVRA, encoded by the coding sequence ATGCCCTCCGGGTCCGATCCCGGCGTCCGGTCACGGCTACGGATCGCGAGCGACTTCGCCCGCAGCCCCGAGGGCCACGCGGCCGTGCTGGGCTTCTTCGGCGCGATCATGATCACCGTCGGCGGCTTCGGCGCCGGTGCGGTCCGCAAGCACGACCCGCTACTGGAGGCGCTGCACCTGTCGTGGCTGCGCTTCGGCCACGGCTACGCGCTCTCGACGATCACCATCTGGATCGGCGTCCTGCTGATGATCACCGCGTGGGTCCGCCTCGGGCGCACCACCATCGGCAAGAACGGCTCGCAGGTCACCCTGAACGAGCTCCGCGCGATCGTCGCCATCTGGACCACCCCCCTGCTTTTCGCGGCGCCCATGTTCAGCCGCGACGTGTACTCCTACCTCGCCCAGGGCGCGCTGCTACGCGACGGCTTCGACCCCTACCAGGTGGGACCGGTCGCCAATCCCGGCACGCTGCTGGACAACGTGAGCTCGGTCTGGACCACCACCACCGCGCCCTACGGTCCGATGTTCCTGCTCATCGGCCGCGCCGTCACCATGATCACCGGCGACAACATCATCGCGGGCACCATCGCCCTGCGCTTCGTGATGCTGCCCGGCTTGGCCCTGATGATGTGGGCGGTGCCGTATCTGACCAAGCACCTCGGCGGCAAGCCGACGGTCGCGCTGTGGCTCGCGGTGCTCAACCCGCTGGTGCTGATCCATCTCATCGGCGGCGTGCACAACGAGCTGCTGATGGTCGGGCTCATGTGCGCGGGCATCGCGCTCGTCTTGGAACGCCATCACGTGGCGGGCATCGTCGTGGTCGCCATCGGCGTCGCGATCAAGGCGACCGCGGGCGTCGCGCTGCCGTTCCTGGTGTGGATCTGGATTCTGCACGAGAAGGAACGCCGCGCCGCCAAACGCGGTGTCACCAATGAACTCGACGACCGCAAGCATCCCGATGCTGCCCGGCCCTCGGCGGACATGCCGCATCCACTGTTCGTGTTCGCCAAGATCGCCGGGATCGGCTTCGGTGTGTTCGTGGCGGTGTTCGGCGCGGCATCGGTGATCGCGGGAGTCGGCTTCGGCTGGGTCACCGCGCTGCAGGGCTCGAACAAGATCATCAACTGGCTCTCGCTGCCGACGATCCTCGCGCACATGGTCACCTGGGTGACCCCGCTCGATTTGGACTCGGTGCTGTGGGTGACCCGCAAGCTGTGCCAGGTCGCGCTGGTCGTACTGCTCGTGGCGACCTGGTGGCGGTTCCGCCACAGCGAGCGCGAGGCCGTGATGGGCATCGTCATCGCCTTCGTCGCGATCGTGCTGCTCTCCCCCGCCGCGCTGCCCTGGTACTACTCGTGGCCGTTGGCGCTGGCCGCCGGGTTCGCGCTCTCGACCACGACCCTGATGTGGCTGGTCGGACTGTGCACCTGGTTGATGCTGGTGTTCCAGCCCGACGGCTCGATCGGGCTGTACAACTTCTGGCACGTCGCGCTCGCGACCTTCGCCGCCATCGTGGCTGCGCTGTCGCTGCGTACCGTCGACCCGCTGCACCTGCGTTCCGCGAGTTCGAAGCCCGACCTCAGGGAACCGGCGCCCGCCGTCCGGGCATGA